A section of the Dermacoccus nishinomiyaensis genome encodes:
- the pheT gene encoding phenylalanine--tRNA ligase subunit beta, with protein MRVPIEWLREYVDVPEGATGLQVAADLVRVGLEEEAIHGGGVTGPLVVGRVLTKTPEEQKNGKVINWCTVDVGDANGTGEPQGIVCGAHNFQVGDTVVVALPGAVLPGGFAISARKTYGHLSAGMICAADELGLPDDGSGGIILLPQRLGVDASSLTPGQDALPLLGLDRETVEVNVTPDRGYCFSMRGIAREYGHATGASFTDPVDALTTRAPAANDLGYPVRVDDPQGLRGAVGCDRYVARVVRGIDPNAPVPAWLATAVTEVGMRSISLPVDVTNYVMMALGQPLHAFDLGALGEEIVVRRARAGEKLTTLDGVERTLFAEDLLITDGGARPLALAGVMGGSDSEVSDSTTDVLIEAAHFDPVSVARTARRHKLGSEASKRYERGVDPQIAAAAAQLAVDLLVQYGGGAVDEGVTDLDTTRAPQPIDFDPQQPTRLVGVAYSDDEVAESLDAVGCRVERNEPLWSVTPPTWRPDLTSGPDLVEEVARLRGYDAIPSVLPRPLAGRGLTASQRYRRNVANALAMAGLTEIISLPFVSDDVHDKLGFAADDARRTSVRLTNPLSDELPLIRTSVLATMMDSLKRNVARGFKDVALFEIGLVVAGEAGQAPTSPVGVHPAPEVLDAIRSAVPAQPRHVAWVAAGDSERKGWWGAGRGADWSDAIAVALQIGRVLGVDLTIEQAQVAPFHPGRCASIALPDGTVIGAAGELHPKVVAAFSLPARTVGGELDLDALSAYAERPGVASSIATFPQAHSDVALVVDASVPAARVETALRSGAGEHLESVALFDIYTGDQVGEGKKSLAYRLFFRSPERTLTTDEVNAARDAAVRAVDESVGASLRGA; from the coding sequence ATGCGAGTTCCCATCGAATGGCTGCGCGAGTACGTCGACGTGCCCGAAGGGGCAACCGGCCTGCAGGTCGCAGCGGACCTCGTGCGCGTCGGACTCGAGGAGGAGGCCATCCACGGCGGCGGCGTTACCGGCCCCCTCGTCGTCGGCCGCGTGCTGACGAAGACGCCCGAGGAGCAGAAGAACGGCAAGGTCATCAACTGGTGCACCGTCGACGTCGGTGACGCGAACGGCACCGGTGAACCTCAGGGCATCGTGTGCGGCGCGCACAACTTCCAGGTCGGCGACACCGTCGTCGTCGCGCTGCCGGGTGCCGTGCTGCCGGGCGGCTTCGCCATCAGCGCCCGCAAGACGTACGGTCACCTGTCGGCCGGGATGATCTGTGCCGCAGATGAACTGGGCCTGCCCGACGACGGCTCGGGCGGCATCATCCTGCTGCCGCAGCGCCTCGGTGTCGACGCCTCGTCGCTCACGCCGGGCCAGGACGCACTGCCGCTGCTCGGGCTCGACCGCGAGACCGTCGAGGTGAACGTCACCCCCGATCGCGGTTATTGCTTCTCGATGCGCGGCATCGCGCGCGAGTACGGCCACGCCACTGGCGCGAGCTTCACCGACCCGGTCGATGCGCTGACGACGAGGGCGCCGGCAGCGAACGACTTGGGTTACCCGGTGCGCGTCGACGACCCCCAGGGGCTGCGTGGCGCGGTCGGCTGCGACCGGTACGTCGCACGCGTCGTGCGCGGCATCGACCCGAACGCACCGGTGCCCGCGTGGCTCGCGACGGCCGTCACCGAGGTGGGCATGCGCTCGATCTCGCTGCCGGTCGACGTCACCAACTACGTCATGATGGCGCTCGGCCAGCCCCTGCACGCGTTCGATCTCGGGGCGCTGGGCGAGGAGATCGTCGTGCGACGCGCCCGCGCGGGGGAGAAGCTGACGACGCTCGACGGCGTCGAGCGCACCCTGTTCGCCGAGGATCTGCTCATCACCGACGGCGGTGCGCGCCCGCTGGCGCTGGCCGGCGTCATGGGTGGTTCCGACAGCGAGGTGAGCGACTCGACGACCGACGTCCTCATCGAGGCCGCCCACTTCGACCCGGTCTCCGTCGCCCGCACCGCGCGCCGCCACAAGCTCGGCAGCGAGGCGTCCAAGCGCTACGAGCGTGGCGTCGACCCGCAGATCGCCGCAGCCGCGGCGCAGCTCGCCGTCGACCTGCTCGTGCAGTACGGCGGCGGCGCCGTCGACGAGGGCGTCACCGACCTCGACACGACGCGCGCGCCGCAGCCGATCGACTTCGACCCGCAGCAGCCGACGCGGCTCGTCGGTGTCGCGTACTCCGACGACGAGGTCGCCGAGAGCCTTGACGCCGTCGGGTGCCGGGTCGAGCGCAACGAACCGTTGTGGAGCGTCACACCGCCCACGTGGCGCCCCGACCTGACGAGCGGGCCCGACCTCGTCGAGGAAGTGGCGCGTCTGCGCGGGTATGACGCCATCCCATCCGTCCTGCCGCGACCCCTCGCCGGGCGTGGGCTGACGGCGTCGCAGCGCTACCGCCGCAACGTGGCGAATGCGCTCGCGATGGCTGGCCTGACGGAGATCATCTCGCTGCCGTTCGTCAGTGATGACGTACACGACAAGCTCGGCTTCGCAGCCGACGACGCGCGGCGCACGAGCGTGCGCCTGACCAACCCGCTGTCGGACGAGCTGCCGCTCATCCGCACGAGTGTTCTCGCCACGATGATGGACTCGCTCAAGCGCAACGTCGCGCGCGGGTTCAAGGACGTGGCGCTGTTCGAGATCGGTCTCGTCGTCGCCGGTGAGGCGGGCCAGGCGCCGACGTCACCGGTCGGCGTGCACCCGGCGCCTGAGGTGCTCGACGCGATCCGCTCGGCCGTGCCGGCGCAGCCGCGCCACGTCGCCTGGGTCGCCGCCGGTGACAGCGAGCGCAAAGGCTGGTGGGGTGCCGGGCGCGGCGCGGACTGGAGCGACGCGATCGCCGTGGCGCTGCAGATCGGGCGCGTGCTCGGCGTCGACCTGACGATCGAGCAGGCGCAGGTGGCGCCGTTCCACCCGGGACGCTGCGCGAGCATCGCGCTGCCGGACGGCACCGTCATCGGCGCAGCGGGCGAGCTGCACCCCAAGGTCGTCGCGGCGTTCTCGCTGCCGGCCCGCACGGTCGGGGGCGAACTCGACCTCGACGCGCTGTCGGCGTACGCCGAGCGCCCCGGTGTCGCTTCGAGCATCGCGACGTTCCCGCAGGCGCATTCCGACGTCGCGCTCGTCGTCGACGCGTCCGTCCCTGCGGCTCGCGTCGAGACGGCGTTGCGCTCGGGGGCCGGTGAACACCTCGAGTCGGTCGCGCTGTTCGACATCTACACGGGCGATCAGGTCGGTGAGGGCAAGAAGTCCCTCGCGTACCGCCTGTTCTTCCGTTCCCCCGAGCGGACGCTGACGACCGACGAGGTGAACGCGGCACGCGACGCGGCAGTGCGCGCCGTCGACGAGAGTGTTGGAGCGAGCCTGCGCGGCGCCTGA
- the argC gene encoding N-acetyl-gamma-glutamyl-phosphate reductase, producing MVTAAVAGASGYAGGEILRLLLAHPDVEIGALTAGSSAGSRLGDHHPSLFSLAERPVRATNADALAGHDVVFLALPHGQSAALAAQLDADVVVIDCGADFRLERESDWQRFYDTPYAGSWAYGMPELVSKGVKRREQLRGARRVAVPGCYPTAVSLALAPLAAASLIALDDVVVVASSGVSGAGKGLKPHLLGAEVMGSMSPYGVGGGHRHTPEIAQNLRLAAGGEREVTLSFTPTLAPMPRGILATSTARLAPGTTADDVARALAEAYADEPFVELLAAGSWPATGSVLGSNVVTLQFALDEVAGRVVVTSAVDNLTKGTAGAAVQSMNLSLGLGETTGLPLAGVSP from the coding sequence ATGGTCACAGCAGCTGTCGCCGGGGCGAGTGGATATGCGGGCGGGGAGATCCTGCGCCTCTTGCTCGCCCATCCCGACGTCGAGATCGGCGCACTGACGGCGGGTTCCTCCGCCGGTTCGCGCCTCGGCGATCATCACCCGTCGTTGTTCTCCCTCGCCGAGCGACCCGTGCGTGCCACGAACGCTGACGCCCTCGCCGGCCACGACGTCGTCTTCCTCGCACTGCCGCACGGGCAGAGCGCTGCGCTCGCCGCGCAGCTCGACGCAGACGTCGTCGTCATCGACTGTGGCGCGGATTTTCGGCTCGAGCGCGAGAGCGACTGGCAGCGTTTTTACGACACGCCCTACGCTGGGTCCTGGGCCTACGGGATGCCCGAACTCGTCTCGAAGGGCGTCAAGCGGCGCGAGCAGTTGCGCGGCGCGCGCCGCGTCGCCGTCCCCGGGTGCTATCCGACGGCCGTCTCGCTCGCTCTCGCGCCGCTCGCGGCGGCGTCCCTCATCGCGCTCGACGACGTGGTCGTCGTCGCGTCCTCGGGTGTCTCGGGGGCCGGCAAGGGCCTCAAGCCACACCTGCTCGGCGCCGAGGTCATGGGGTCGATGAGCCCGTACGGCGTCGGCGGCGGGCACCGTCACACGCCCGAGATCGCGCAGAACCTGCGTCTCGCCGCCGGCGGTGAGCGCGAGGTTACGCTGTCGTTCACGCCGACGCTCGCCCCCATGCCGCGCGGCATCCTCGCGACGTCGACGGCTCGGCTGGCGCCCGGCACGACGGCTGATGACGTCGCGCGCGCCCTCGCCGAGGCCTATGCCGACGAACCCTTCGTCGAGCTCCTGGCTGCCGGGTCGTGGCCCGCGACCGGTTCGGTGCTCGGGTCGAACGTCGTCACCCTGCAGTTCGCGCTCGACGAGGTGGCGGGGCGCGTCGTCGTCACCTCCGCCGTCGACAACCTGACGAAGGGGACGGCCGGTGCAGCCGTGCAGTCGATGAACCTGTCGCTCGGCCTGGGCGAGACCACGGGCCTGCCGCTCGCGGGGGTGAGCCCCTGA
- a CDS encoding ACT domain-containing protein has product MVAFGARFTLIAHPEELSYVRLGAQEVVPEWALTDAPLVSVSATASETSVLCLTSAIPRDAVVRQQGPFHVFEVEGPLDFALTGLLSAIVAPLGEADVTVFTVSTFDTDWIMVPTYESARARELWARGGHIIKEKP; this is encoded by the coding sequence ATGGTCGCGTTCGGAGCTCGGTTCACCCTGATCGCCCACCCCGAGGAGCTGTCGTACGTGCGCCTCGGCGCGCAGGAGGTCGTGCCCGAATGGGCGCTCACGGACGCGCCGCTCGTCTCCGTCAGTGCGACGGCGTCGGAGACGTCGGTGCTGTGCCTCACCTCAGCGATCCCGCGGGACGCGGTCGTGCGTCAGCAGGGCCCGTTCCACGTGTTCGAGGTCGAGGGTCCGCTCGACTTCGCGCTGACGGGTCTGCTCTCGGCCATCGTCGCGCCGCTCGGCGAGGCCGACGTCACCGTCTTCACCGTCTCGACGTTCGACACCGACTGGATCATGGTGCCGACGTACGAATCCGCGCGCGCTCGTGAGCTGTGGGCTCGTGGCGGGCACATCATCAAGGAGAAACCATGA
- the argJ gene encoding bifunctional glutamate N-acetyltransferase/amino-acid acetyltransferase ArgJ — MSVTAAAGFRAAGVTAGLKPSGRPDVALVVNDGPEHVVAAVFTSNRVEAAPVTWSRQVVTDGRADVVLLNSGGANACTGAQGFLDTHRSAELAAEAVGVSAGDVVVCSTGLIGELLPMDKIESGITAAAGSLSADGGEDAATAIMTTDTVAKECTGFGSGYTIGGMAKGAGMLAPSLATMLVVITTDAVLTAEQAGEALRAATAMSFDRIDSDGCQSTNDTVVLMASGASGVSPQMGEFTAILTQVCVDLAEQLIADAEGAAHDITIDVQGAANVDDALEVARSIARNNLFKCAVFGNDPNWGRVLAAVGTTSAAFEPTQLDVAINGVMVCRSGGVGDDRAGVDMSQREVKVEVFLHAGDADATVLTNDLTHDYVHENSAYST; from the coding sequence ATGAGTGTCACCGCTGCCGCAGGCTTCCGCGCGGCGGGCGTGACGGCGGGGCTGAAGCCCAGCGGGCGCCCCGACGTCGCCCTCGTCGTCAACGACGGGCCCGAGCACGTCGTCGCCGCCGTGTTCACCTCGAACCGCGTCGAGGCGGCGCCGGTGACCTGGTCGCGCCAGGTGGTGACGGACGGGCGCGCCGACGTCGTTCTGCTCAACTCCGGTGGCGCCAACGCCTGCACCGGGGCGCAGGGTTTCCTCGACACGCACCGCAGTGCCGAACTCGCCGCCGAGGCCGTCGGTGTGAGCGCCGGTGACGTCGTCGTCTGCTCGACGGGCCTCATCGGTGAGTTGCTGCCGATGGACAAGATCGAATCCGGTATCACCGCGGCGGCCGGTTCGTTGAGCGCTGACGGCGGGGAGGACGCCGCGACCGCCATCATGACGACGGACACGGTCGCGAAGGAGTGCACCGGGTTCGGTTCCGGCTACACGATCGGCGGCATGGCGAAGGGCGCCGGCATGCTCGCGCCGTCCCTCGCGACGATGCTCGTCGTCATCACGACCGACGCGGTCCTCACCGCCGAGCAGGCCGGCGAGGCGTTGCGCGCGGCGACGGCGATGTCGTTCGATCGCATCGACTCGGACGGTTGCCAGTCGACGAACGACACCGTCGTGCTCATGGCCTCGGGAGCGAGCGGGGTGAGCCCGCAGATGGGGGAGTTCACGGCCATCCTCACGCAAGTCTGCGTCGACCTGGCCGAACAGCTCATCGCCGACGCGGAGGGCGCCGCGCACGACATCACGATCGACGTCCAGGGCGCCGCCAACGTTGACGATGCACTTGAGGTTGCACGTTCGATAGCCCGCAACAACCTCTTCAAGTGCGCCGTGTTCGGCAACGATCCCAACTGGGGGCGGGTTCTCGCGGCCGTCGGGACGACCTCGGCCGCGTTCGAGCCGACGCAGCTCGACGTCGCGATCAACGGCGTCATGGTGTGCCGCAGCGGCGGGGTCGGTGACGACCGCGCTGGCGTCGACATGTCTCAGCGTGAAGTGAAGGTCGAGGTGTTTCTCCACGCCGGTGACGCCGACGCCACCGTCCTGACGAACGACCTCACGCACGACTACGTCCACGAGAACTCGGCGTACAGCACATGA
- the argB gene encoding acetylglutamate kinase — protein sequence MSGTENVTTQPRDLSSLASAGLKAGTLVEALPWLQKYQDALVVVKYGGNAMRDDALKRAFAEDIAFLRYAGLRPVVVHGGGPQIAAMLNRLGMKSEFRGGLRVTTPETMEVVRMVLTGQVSRELVGLINNHGPMAFGLSGEDAGLFGARRRPAIVDGEAVDVGLVGDVEMVDPQIVRDLAHSGRIPVISSVAPDLEREGQVLNVNADTAASALAVALGAHKLVVLTDVEGVYANWPDESSLLSKLPVDEAERMLATVDSGMVPKLEACIRAVRGGVPHTHVVNGRRPHSILLEIFTDEGIGTMITSGGRR from the coding sequence ATGAGCGGGACGGAGAACGTGACGACCCAGCCTCGCGACCTCTCGTCGCTCGCCTCGGCGGGTCTCAAGGCGGGCACCCTCGTCGAGGCGCTGCCGTGGCTGCAGAAGTATCAGGACGCGCTCGTTGTCGTGAAGTACGGCGGCAACGCCATGAGGGACGACGCCCTCAAGCGCGCCTTCGCCGAAGACATCGCCTTCCTGCGTTACGCCGGGCTACGCCCCGTCGTCGTCCACGGCGGCGGCCCGCAGATCGCCGCGATGCTCAACCGGCTCGGGATGAAGAGCGAGTTCCGCGGCGGCCTGCGCGTCACGACGCCCGAGACGATGGAAGTCGTGCGCATGGTGCTGACGGGCCAGGTCTCGCGCGAACTCGTCGGCCTCATCAACAATCACGGCCCGATGGCGTTCGGCCTCTCCGGCGAGGATGCAGGCCTGTTCGGCGCCCGCCGCCGCCCCGCCATCGTCGACGGTGAGGCCGTCGACGTCGGCCTCGTCGGTGACGTCGAGATGGTCGACCCGCAGATCGTGCGTGACCTCGCGCACTCGGGGCGCATCCCCGTCATCTCGTCCGTGGCGCCCGACCTCGAGCGCGAGGGGCAGGTGCTCAACGTCAACGCCGACACCGCCGCGAGTGCTCTCGCCGTCGCGCTCGGCGCGCACAAGCTCGTCGTGCTCACGGACGTCGAGGGGGTCTACGCGAACTGGCCGGACGAGTCGTCGCTGCTGTCGAAGCTGCCCGTCGACGAGGCCGAACGCATGCTCGCGACGGTCGACTCGGGCATGGTTCCCAAGCTCGAGGCCTGCATCCGCGCCGTGCGCGGGGGCGTGCCGCACACCCACGTCGTCAACGGGCGACGCCCGCACTCCATCCTGCTCGAGATCTTCACGGACGAAGGGATCGGCACGATGATCACCTCAGGAGGACGCCGATGA
- a CDS encoding acetylornithine transaminase translates to MNPADHDAPASTMPTHGDLTQRYGASLMGVFGAPGLVLERGEGAVVRDVEGREYLDLLAGIAVNVLGHAHPALVAAVSEQAAKLIHVSNFFTTRPQIELAERLVAASGGDGDTRVFFCNSGAEANEAAFKLARRTARPGVVVADGGFHGRTLGALSLTSKQAYREPFEPLVPGVTRVPYHDVEALRAAVDDTVGAVILEPIQGEAGVIEASPEYLRAAREVTRERGALLIIDEVQTGVARTGEWFGFQTIAPEVMPDAITLAKGLGGGVPIGALVTFGAASTMFEAGQHGSTFGGNPLACAAGVAVMRTIEDERLREQARRLGEHLVEAVENLGDERVVTVRGRGLLRGIVLRDPLAQRVVVRAREAGFIINATGPDVIRLAPPLVITAEQVDTFVAALPGLLDAAETEENAS, encoded by the coding sequence ATGAACCCGGCCGACCATGACGCCCCGGCGTCCACGATGCCGACGCACGGGGATCTGACGCAGCGCTACGGCGCCTCCCTCATGGGGGTCTTCGGGGCGCCCGGGCTCGTCCTCGAGCGCGGCGAGGGCGCCGTTGTTCGCGACGTCGAGGGCCGCGAGTACCTCGATCTGCTCGCCGGTATCGCGGTCAACGTTCTCGGCCATGCCCACCCCGCGCTCGTCGCCGCGGTGAGCGAGCAGGCGGCGAAGCTCATCCACGTGTCCAACTTCTTCACGACGCGCCCGCAGATCGAGCTCGCCGAACGCTTGGTCGCCGCGTCGGGTGGCGACGGCGACACTCGCGTCTTCTTCTGCAACTCCGGCGCCGAGGCCAACGAGGCGGCGTTCAAGCTGGCGCGCCGTACCGCTCGCCCCGGTGTCGTCGTCGCGGACGGCGGCTTCCATGGCCGCACGCTGGGCGCGCTGTCGCTCACCTCCAAGCAGGCCTACCGCGAGCCGTTCGAACCGCTGGTCCCGGGCGTCACGCGCGTGCCCTACCACGACGTCGAGGCGCTACGGGCAGCCGTCGACGACACGGTGGGCGCGGTGATCCTCGAACCCATCCAGGGTGAGGCGGGCGTCATCGAGGCCTCGCCCGAATACCTGCGCGCGGCCCGCGAGGTGACGCGCGAACGCGGGGCGTTGCTCATCATCGACGAAGTGCAGACGGGCGTTGCACGCACCGGCGAGTGGTTCGGCTTCCAGACGATCGCACCGGAGGTCATGCCGGACGCCATCACGCTCGCCAAGGGCCTCGGCGGCGGTGTGCCGATCGGTGCGCTCGTCACCTTCGGTGCCGCCTCGACGATGTTCGAGGCCGGCCAGCACGGTTCGACGTTCGGTGGCAACCCGCTGGCGTGCGCCGCGGGCGTCGCCGTCATGCGCACGATCGAGGACGAACGCCTGCGAGAGCAGGCGCGGCGGCTGGGGGAGCACCTCGTCGAGGCTGTCGAGAATCTCGGCGACGAACGCGTCGTTACCGTCCGCGGCCGCGGCCTGCTGCGCGGCATCGTGCTGCGCGACCCGCTCGCGCAGCGTGTCGTCGTCCGAGCCCGCGAGGCGGGTTTCATCATCAACGCGACGGGCCCGGACGTCATCCGCCTGGCCCCGCCACTCGTCATCACGGCCGAGCAGGTCGACACCTTCGTCGCCGCGCTGCCCGGCCTGCTCGATGCCGCCGAGACCGAGGAGAACGCCTCATGA
- the argF gene encoding ornithine carbamoyltransferase: protein MTRHFLRDDDLSPAEQAEVLALAATLKRDRHAKQPFAGPQGVAIIFDKPTLRTQLSFSVGVAELGGHPMIVDGKLAQIGTRESIHDVAKVLGRQVSAIVWRTYGQGRLEEMAEHAGVPVVNALTDAFHPCQILADLLTVAEHKGSAAGRKVAYVGDAANNMAHSYLLGFATAGADITVAGPHGYGPDPAILERAKEIAATTCGGAHASEDAIEAVTGADVVITDTWVSMGMEDEASTRKGESNPFSAFSVTSELMAHAAPDAIVMHCLPAYRGFEIAADVIDGPASVVWDEAENRLHAQKALLTFLAEHA from the coding sequence ATGACCCGCCACTTCCTGCGTGACGACGACCTGAGCCCCGCCGAGCAGGCCGAGGTGCTCGCGCTCGCGGCGACGCTCAAACGAGACCGGCACGCCAAGCAGCCGTTCGCGGGTCCCCAGGGCGTCGCCATCATCTTCGACAAGCCGACGCTGCGCACTCAGCTCAGCTTCAGCGTGGGGGTCGCCGAGCTCGGCGGGCACCCGATGATCGTCGACGGCAAGCTCGCGCAGATCGGCACGCGTGAGTCGATCCACGACGTCGCGAAGGTGCTTGGGCGCCAGGTCAGCGCGATCGTGTGGCGCACCTACGGCCAGGGCCGCCTCGAAGAGATGGCCGAGCACGCGGGCGTGCCCGTGGTCAACGCCCTGACGGACGCCTTCCACCCCTGCCAGATCCTCGCCGACCTGCTGACGGTCGCCGAACACAAGGGCAGCGCTGCCGGTCGCAAGGTCGCCTACGTCGGTGACGCTGCGAACAACATGGCCCACAGCTACCTGCTCGGTTTCGCGACGGCCGGCGCCGACATCACCGTCGCCGGCCCGCACGGGTACGGCCCGGATCCGGCGATCCTCGAGCGCGCCAAGGAGATCGCCGCGACGACCTGCGGCGGCGCGCATGCGAGCGAGGACGCCATCGAAGCCGTGACGGGCGCGGACGTCGTCATCACCGACACGTGGGTGTCGATGGGCATGGAGGACGAGGCGAGCACGCGCAAGGGCGAGAGCAATCCGTTCAGCGCCTTCAGCGTGACGAGCGAGCTGATGGCGCACGCGGCGCCTGACGCGATCGTCATGCACTGCCTGCCGGCATACCGTGGTTTCGAGATCGCCGCGGACGTCATCGACGGCCCCGCCTCGGTCGTGTGGGACGAGGCGGAGAACCGGCTGCATGCGCAGAAGGCGCTGCTGACGTTCCTCGCGGAGCACGCATGA
- a CDS encoding arginine repressor, with amino-acid sequence MMAQTKGARHQRIREILGRESIRSQTDLAERLLADGVDVTQATLSRDLVELGAVKVRQGRTLVYAVPGEGGDRTPRAGAARTEAVQRLRRLSGELLVTAESSANLVILRTPPGAANFLASAIDHAEFTDVLGTIAGDDTIMVICRDPQGAAPVAKRFLELAGRTDDLASTDHDDDAQESGDPDAGSRGDIRGV; translated from the coding sequence ATGATGGCGCAGACGAAGGGTGCGCGCCATCAGCGCATCCGCGAGATCCTCGGGCGCGAGTCCATCCGGTCGCAGACGGATCTCGCCGAGCGGCTGCTCGCTGACGGCGTCGACGTCACGCAGGCGACGCTGTCACGTGATCTCGTCGAGCTCGGCGCGGTCAAGGTGCGTCAGGGCCGCACGCTCGTCTACGCCGTGCCCGGCGAGGGCGGTGACCGCACGCCTCGGGCGGGCGCCGCGCGCACCGAGGCGGTCCAACGATTGCGCCGGCTGTCGGGCGAGTTGCTCGTGACAGCGGAGTCGTCGGCGAACCTCGTCATCCTGCGCACCCCGCCGGGCGCGGCGAACTTTCTCGCCTCGGCGATCGACCACGCGGAGTTCACCGACGTCCTCGGCACGATCGCCGGCGACGACACGATCATGGTGATCTGCCGCGACCCGCAGGGGGCGGCGCCCGTCGCCAAGCGCTTCCTGGAACTCGCCGGCCGTACGGACGATCTCGCCTCCACCGACCACGATGACGACGCCCAGGAAAGCGGCGATCCCGACGCCGGTTCACGCGGCGACATTCGCGGCGTCTGA
- the argH gene encoding argininosuccinate lyase — MTQPDARLSLWGGRFAGGPADALAALSKSTHFDWRLAPYDIAGSRAHARVLHRAGLLDDEALAAMLAALQQLLDDVESGAFTPAQEDEDVHTALERGLIERAGADVGGRLRAGRSRNDQVATLFRMYLRDHARSVAALLLDVVDALVSQAQTHLGVAMPGRTHLQHAQPVLLSHHLLAHAWALLRDVERFGDWDRRTDASPYGSGALAGSSLGLDPASVADDLGFSRPVENSIDGTASRDFVAEFAFVAAMSAVDISRIAEEVVLWATKEFSFVTLDDAFSTGSSIMPQKKNPDVAELARGKAGRLVGDLAGLMTTLKALPLAYNRDLQEDKEPVFDAVDTLELLLPAFAGMTATLTFHPERLESLAPQGFSLATDIAEWLVREGVPFRIAHEVAGECVQACEQRGIELWDLSDDDLAAISEHLTPGVREVLSVPGSLASRNATGGTAPDRVAEQLEAAHAKSSELRTWASRPIDIR, encoded by the coding sequence ATGACCCAGCCCGACGCCCGCCTCAGCCTCTGGGGAGGTCGCTTCGCCGGTGGCCCGGCGGATGCGCTCGCCGCGCTGAGCAAGTCGACGCACTTCGACTGGCGCCTCGCGCCCTATGACATCGCCGGTTCGCGGGCGCACGCGCGCGTGCTGCACCGCGCCGGTCTGCTCGACGACGAGGCGCTCGCGGCCATGCTCGCGGCGCTGCAGCAGTTGCTCGACGACGTCGAGTCGGGCGCGTTCACGCCGGCGCAGGAGGACGAGGACGTCCACACGGCCCTCGAGCGCGGCCTCATCGAGCGCGCCGGCGCCGACGTCGGCGGTCGCCTGCGGGCCGGACGTTCGCGCAACGACCAGGTCGCGACGCTGTTCCGCATGTACCTGCGTGATCACGCGCGCTCGGTCGCCGCGCTGCTGCTCGACGTCGTCGACGCGCTCGTCTCGCAGGCGCAGACGCATCTCGGTGTCGCGATGCCGGGGCGTACGCACCTGCAGCACGCACAGCCCGTGCTGCTGAGCCACCACCTGCTCGCGCACGCGTGGGCGTTGCTGCGCGACGTCGAGCGCTTCGGCGACTGGGATCGACGCACCGACGCCTCGCCGTATGGCTCGGGCGCGCTCGCGGGGTCGTCGCTGGGTCTCGACCCGGCCTCGGTGGCCGACGATCTGGGCTTCTCGCGCCCCGTCGAGAACAGCATCGACGGCACCGCGTCGCGTGACTTCGTCGCCGAGTTCGCGTTCGTCGCCGCAATGTCGGCGGTCGACATCAGCCGCATCGCGGAGGAGGTGGTGCTGTGGGCGACGAAGGAGTTCAGCTTCGTCACCCTCGACGACGCGTTCTCGACCGGCTCGAGCATCATGCCGCAGAAGAAGAACCCCGACGTCGCCGAGCTGGCGCGCGGCAAGGCGGGCCGTCTCGTCGGGGATCTCGCAGGCCTGATGACGACGCTCAAGGCGCTCCCGCTCGCCTACAACCGAGATCTGCAGGAGGACAAAGAGCCGGTCTTCGACGCCGTCGACACCCTCGAGCTGCTGCTGCCGGCCTTCGCGGGCATGACGGCGACGCTCACCTTCCACCCGGAGCGTCTCGAATCCCTCGCGCCGCAGGGCTTCTCGCTCGCCACCGACATCGCCGAGTGGCTCGTGCGTGAGGGCGTGCCGTTCCGTATCGCGCACGAGGTCGCAGGGGAGTGCGTCCAGGCGTGCGAGCAGCGCGGAATCGAGCTGTGGGATCTGAGCGACGATGACCTCGCCGCCATCAGCGAGCACCTGACGCCGGGTGTGCGCGAGGTGCTGAGCGTGCCCGGTTCACTCGCCTCCCGCAACGCGACGGGCGGGACGGCTCCCGACCGCGTCGCCGAACAGCTCGAGGCCGCGCACGCGAAGTCGAGCGAACTGCGTACCTGGGCGAGCCGACCCATCGACATCCGCTGA